The genomic segment CCGCATCGCCGACTCGGGCTTCCGAGCCGTCGCGATCGACCTGCGCGGTTACGGCGCGAGCGACAAACCCCCGCGCGGCTACGACGGCTACACGATGGCCGCCGACGTCACCGGGCTGATCCGCGCCCTGGGCGAGCGAAACGCGACGATCGTCGGGGCCGGCGCCGGCGGCATGATCGGCTGGGCCGCCGCCGCCTTCCACCCGAAACTCGTCAACCGGCTCGTCGTGCTGGGCGCGGCCCACCCGCTGCGGCTGCGCGCGGCCCTGTTCGCCGACCCGCGCGGCCAGTTCGCCGCCTCCTCCTCCGCCCTGCGCTTCCAGGTGCCGCGCTACGAACACGTGCTCACCCGGGACGACGCCGCGCTGGTGGGTGAGCTGATGACCGGCTGGACGGGTCCGCAGTGGAGGGAGACACCCGAGTTCGCCGACTACGTGGCCCGCTGCCGGGAGGCCATGCAGATCCCGCAAGCCGCGTTCTGCGCGCTCGAGGCGTACCGCTGGGTGTTTCGCAGTGCCCTGCGCCTGCAGGGCTACCGGTTCGTCAAGCTGATGCAGAAACCCCTGATCACGCCCACCCTGCAGCTGCACGGCGGGCTCGACACGGCCACCCTGCCCCGCACGGCGCAAGGCTCCGGCCGTTACGTGCTCGCGCCGTACGAGTGGCGGCTGATCGGAGAAGCCGGGCACTTCCTGCACCAGGAGGCGACCGACGTGGTCACCGGCGAAGTGCTGCGCTGGCTCAAATCGAACTAGATGCGCTGCTCACCCAAGTCGGAGACCTCGCTCAGCGGCGCCCAGCCCTGATAGACGCCGAAGTCGAACTCCTCCAGCCCGAGCTGGCGGGCGATCGGCGCGCGGCCACCCGTGTATTCGACACGCAGCCACGCGTTGGCCTCGGCCAGCACGACGAACGGGGCACCCCGCCACGTGCACGTGGTGCGCACATAAATCAGCTCGTCGTACTCCTCGGGGGTCAGCACCCGCACGTAACGACCCGGGCGCACCTCGTCGAAGCCGTCAGCCGGATCGGTGCGATAGATCCGCACATTGTCACCGTCGGGCGCGGCGTCGTACTCGCGGCCCTGCCAAGCCACCACGTAGCCGTCACGCATCACTGCTCACCCACCCGGCGCCACACGGGACCGTCGTTGTCGAAGATGGCGATCATGCGCTCGTTGCCGTCCGCGTCGATCCGCCACAGCTGCGCGCCGTGCGGCAGCCGGACACTGTCCACCTTGAACTCGGCGATGACGTCGCGGCCCTCGCCGGGAGCGAAACCGTTGCCCCGGAACGGTGCGCGCTCGATGACCCAGCCGTCCATCGCGCGCAGCGCCTGCTCGTTCTGACCGCCGTACGGGATGCGGTAAAGGCTCGGACGATACGCCGGCCACCGCAGCACGTGGGCCTCCTTGGCGTCCGGCTGGTGCGTCGACGTGTCGTAGCTCAAACCCAGCGCGCCGAGCAGCTCCGCCGGCGTCCGCAGATGCTCGACCTCGGTCGCGCGGTGCACGAAGCCGGCCACCCGGTCGTAGCCACGCTCCAGGTAATAGTCGACCTGGTCGGGCGGCAGCGTCTTCTGCATGACCGTGGCGTGCTGCTTGTCGTCGCTGGCGGGCTCGGGCGCGGGCACCGGCGCGACGTCCTCGACCGGGCCGTCGGGGTCATGGCCCAGACCCGACTCCGCGGCCCAGCTGGCCAGCGCGATCACCTGCGGACCGGGATACTTCGCGCCGATCGGGCCGTCCGGGTTGACTGCGAACGACCAGGCCGGGTCGGGCCAGTTACGGATCAGCTCGAAGAAGCGCACCCCGACCGTACGGGTGGGCTCGGAGAAATGCTCGGCGAGCCGGTCGCGGCTGGTAAAGACGACCAGGAAAGTCTCGCCCGCGATCTGCTCGGTGCGGAAGGCGAAGCCCGACTCACCGGGCGAACTGCCCGGCCGCGAGTGATCCGCCACCGGCACGAGCACCGTGGCCAGCAACAGCGTGGACAGGAAAGAGTCGGTGTTGTGGGCGCTCGCGGCGTCGAAAAGATCCTGCTCGACGTCGTTGGCCGGGACAAAGGCCTCGCGCGGCGGGCCCTGCGGGACGGGCGACGCCGGACGGGTCTCCAACGGCGGCTGGGCGCCGAGCCGGGCCGGGCGGTCGCTGCCGGGTGAACCGGGGATGACCGGCGGCGGGGTGGCGGCCGGGGCGTCGGACTTGGTCTGGAACGCCGGGAAAGACGTGAGGCCGACCGGGGAATCCGACGGCGAAGTCGCCTGACGGCGGGGCAGCGGCGTGCCGAAACCGGGGCTGGGCTCGCTCGGCAACCCGGGAGCCATGGCCGGGCGGCCGGTGAGGTTCGCCGGGGCTGAATACGCCGCTGGGCTCGCCGGAGCCGAGTACGCGGCGGGGTTCGCCGGAGCCGAGGACGCGGCGGGGTTCGCCGGAGCCGAGGACGCGGCGGGGTTCGCCGGGGCCGAGTACGCGGTTGGGCTCGCCGGGGCCGAGTACGCGGTTGGGCTCGCCGGGGCCGGGGGTGCGGAGATGGGCGGAAGCGCCCCGCCTGCCTGCGGGGACGCCGGACCCTGCGGGAAACCGGTGGCGCCGCCGCCGGACGGCTGACGGCGCGGGAGATCGGCCAGGGCGCTGGACCCCTGACGCGAGGGCGCAGCCGACGCCGACCAATTCGGGTTGAACGGCGTCTCTTCGGGATCGTGCGGGCTGAAGTTGTCGGGTGCGGGCGGGGTCTGCGCCATGGGGGTGCGGACCGGCAGCGCGCCGTCCGGGTCCTGCAGCGGGCCGCGCGGGTCCTCGCCCACGGCGGGGCGGCCACCGGCGGGCGGGACGGACGGGGTCTGATAGGCCGACGGCACTACCGGGGGCTGAGCCGACGCGGGCTGACCGAAGGCCGCCGGGGGCTGAGCCGACGCAGGCTGGCCAAAAGCCGCCGGAGGCTGAGCCGACGCAGGCTGATTAAAGGCCGTTGAGGGCTGACCGTACGCGGGCGGGGCGCTCGCGGGCAGGCCAGAGGTGGGGGCGGCGCTGGGGGTGCGGGCGGGCAGGCCGCTCGGCAGCACTGTGCTGGGCGTGCGGACCGGGAGGCCACCGGGGCCGACCTGCTCACCGGGCGACGCCGGTGCGGCGGGCGATGCGGGGGCCGCCGAGGTCTGACCTGCGCCACCAGGCTGACCGTAGGCGCCGGGCTGACCGGGGCCGCCGGGCTGACCGGGGCCGCCAGGCTGACTGAAACCGCCGGGCTGACCGGGGCTATCCGGGGCGCCGACCGGCTGGCCGAAGCCGCCGGGGCTCGGTGCGGGCCGGTTGAAGGCGTCGGCTGCCGAGGACGGCTGGCCCGGGCGCACCGAGGAGTGACCGGAGGCAGCCGGACTGGTCGGTCGTCCATAGGCGGGCGGCGCGCTCACCGGGCGGCCGTACGTGGGTTGGCCACTCGCGGGCGGGGCGCTCGCGGGAGCGGTGGCCGCGGGCTGACCGTACGCGGCGGCGGGGCCGCGCGTGGGCAGACCACCGGCGGGCGCCTGCCCGGCGGCCTGGCCGAACGGGGCCGACGGTGACCGCGTGGGCAACCCACCACTCGGCTCGGCGGCCGGACCGCCGCTTTGACCGTCGGTGGGCGTGCGGGTAGGCAGGCCGGGCGCCTGCCCGTAGGCGGGCGTGCGGGTAGGCAAGCCGGGCGTCTGATCCGCGGCCTGACCGTAGGCGGGTGTGCGGGCGGGCAGGCCGGGCGCCTGCTCGGCGGCTTGACCGTAGCGGGCCGGGGAATCGTCGCCACTGCCCTGGCCATAGGCCGCGGGGGTGCGGGCCGGGAGGCCGGGCGACTGATCGCCGCCCGGACCGTAGGCGGGGGTGCGGGCAGGCAGGCCGCCGGCCGGTGCCTGCTCGGGGGCCGGTGTGCGGGTGGGCAGACCGGCGGGCTGACCTGCGGGCGTACGGCTGGGAAGTTCGCTGGCCGGGGGCTCGCCCGGGGTGTGGGCGTAGGCGCCGCCGTAGGAAGCCGCGGCGGCCTGCCCGTATGCGGCCGGGGCCTGACCGTAGGAAGAAGCGGCGGCCGCGCCGGGGTATTGCGGGTAGGCCCCCGTGGCCGCGGTCATCGGGGCACCCTCGTGGGTGGGGCCGCCGGGCCGGGCCGCCTCCTGGTCTTTCTGGGCGGCGGCCGCGTTGGCCGCCATCGCCGCCGCCTGCAGGTCCTGCATCTTGCCGGACGGGGGAGTCGAGTCGGCGCGGCCGGGACCGCGGGTGGGCAGCCGCAGGTCGCCGCGGGAGAGCTGGGCCACGAACCAGGCGGGTAGGTAGCCCTCGATCGGCAGACCGGGGTTGACCGCCAGCCACCACTCCAGATTGGGCCAGGTGTTGGCCAGCTCGGCGTAGGGGACGCGGCGGGCCGAGCCCGTGTAGTCAGCCAGGCAGGACTGGAGGGCGGCCGTCGACGTGAAGGCCAGCACGTGGGTGCGGCCACCGGTGCTCCAGGTGCCCCAGCCGAGCGGGGCGAGACCCGCGAGCGCGTCGGCGGACACCGGTAAGAGCAGGTCGACGCCGGCGAGAATACGGAAGTACGACTCCTGGTCGTCGGTGCGCAGAGCATCGCGCATAGCGACCTCGGCGTCCGTAGCCGGCTCCCACTCGGACACGTCCACCTCTCCCCACCGTGCGACGCGGCCATCTCAACGCGTACAACCTACAAGGTCAGGCCACGATCACAATGGGCGGCGGTACGCGGATGAGTAAAGCGGGTGGTCGAAGCCCTAAGTATGCGTCCGAATGCTCTCCGGAACACCGTTTCGGTCGCGTGAGGCGATCAATCAACAACTGATCGTAGCCGTATCGCCCAGATGGTCCAGTACGCGTTCGAGCGACAACAACCTTCGCAAGAACGGACCAAACGGTCGTACGGGTTGACCGGAACAGGCGAAACGGCCGGGACAGTCGTCCGACTGGTCCGGCCGTTCACGGGCTGCGGCAGGGGCCGCGCTCACTGGAAGCGCGAGGTCGCCTGCTTCTCGGTGTTGACGTAGTCGTCGGCCGACTGGTCGACGGCGCCCTTGATGTTCTGCAGGATGCTGGTCAGGTCGTTGGCCGCGGTCCGCCACGCCTCCTGACGCGCGTAGTAGGCCTGCTGCGCCTCGCCGTCCCACGAGTCGACCAGTCGCTTCGAGTCACGCTCGAGGTCGCCGAGCTGCTGCTGCAGCGCGCTGACAGCCTTCGCGATGTGGCCACCCGCTCCACGGAGGGCCTCGAAGTTGACGAGCAGAACTCCGTCGTTTGCCATGTCTTTTGTCTCCCCCGGGTCAGAGCGGCAGCGAGAAGTTGCCGCCGGAGCCGGACACGCGGCTGGCAGCGTCGGTGTCGGTCGAGCTGTAGCCGGTGCCGGACACGCGGATCGACTCCGCGGTGTCGGCCAGGGCCGCGTTGAGCTTCTTCAGGTCGGCCTCATATTGCACCTTTACCTGCTCGAAAGCCGCCGCGCCCATGCCCTTCCACGCGCCGTTCAGCTGCGACAGCTCGGTCATCAGCCGGGACAGCATCTGCTGCAGTCCCTGGTTGACGTTGTCGAAGTTGGTGGCAGCAGCTGCCATCTCCTCCGGTGTTACCTGCGTTGATCCGGCCACCCGGAAGTCACCCCGCTTTCTCGTTCGGTTCGCCGACCGTGTCGCGATCCGTCGTGAACGGACGGTGATCATTCACCTGCGACATATCGACGCTGGCCACCAGGCTAACCCCTGACCACAAGCAACGGGGGGCGGGCCGTGAGCGGCCGACTACTCTGTTTTGATGTCGCCGACCGTAGCGAAACTCGTCAAGCCGCGACAGTCCCGAATCGGGACCTGTGGATAACTCTCGGTTGTCCACAGGGTGCCCCGCCGATGGCCGGAAGCCCATACGATAGGCGCCGCACGAGCACAAATGCGGGGAAGGGCGGTGGAACGTGACGGTCGGCGTGACCGGCGATCGAGACTACCGCGAGCTGTCCGGCCCCGCGAAGCCATTGCCCAGGGTCAACCGGCAGCCGCTCCGACGTGGACGGTTCTTCGGCATCCGGACCGGCCAGCTCGTGGCCACCCAGGTCGCCGCGGTGGCCGTGGCGCTGGGTGCGGTCAACGGCCCGATCGGCCTCGTCGCCGGCTCCGTTCTGGCCCTTGTCGTCCTGGCTCTGACGTGGCTGCGGCTCAACCGGCGGTGGGCGTTCGAGTGGCTCGGCATCGCCCTGCGCTTCGGCGGCCGCCGCCACTCCGCCCCGGTCGACACCGACCCGGCGGCGCTGCTGCGTTTCCTCGCCCCCGGCGCCCGGGTCGAGCAGACCGAACTGGCCGGCGATCCGGCCGCGGTCGTCGTCGACGGTCACGGCCTCACTGCCGTTCTCGAGCTGGGCGACCCGGCAGGCCTGCTGACCGAGGAGTCGCCCGACCTGCCGTCGCCCGCCACGCTGCTGCCCTCGGCCGAGGCCGAGCTGCCCCCGGTGCTGATCCAGCTGCTGCTGACCGGCGCGCCGGCACCGTCGTTGCGGGCCGGCGCGGGCACCCCGGCCAACTCCTACCGCCAGCTCACCGAGGGCCGCCTGCTCGGGCACAGCCGGGCGCTGCTCGCCGTGCGGGTGCTGCGGGCCGAGGGCTGGTCGGAGGACGAGCTGCGGCGCTCGCTCTCCGGCCTGGTGCGCAAGCTGGTGCGGCGGCTGTCCGCGGTGCCCGCGCGCCCGCTCGGCGAGGCGGCCGCGCTGCGCGTCATCGCCGAGCTGGCCCATGACGACGGAGCCGGGTCGGCGCAGGAGACGTGGCCCGCCCTGCGGGTCGGTGGCCTGGCGCAGACCACGTTCCGGTTGCGGCGCTGGCCCGACCCGAGCGTCGAGACGTCCCGGCGGCTGGTCTCCCGTCTGCTCACGCTGCCCGCGGCCGCGACGACCGTGTCGCTGACGGCCGGCCCGCAGGCGGCGCACGGTCCCACTCCCCTCGACATGACGATCCGGCTGGCCGCGCCCGAGCCGGCCGCGCTCGGCGTCGCTACCCAGGCACTGCGCAAGCTGCTCTCCGGCGAGCAGGCCGGCGCGCAACGACTCGACGGCGAACACCTGCAGGGACTGTTCGCCACGCTGCCGCTGGGCGGCCGGCCCAGCGCGGTGCCCGGCCTCCCGGCCGACGGCGTGCAGCCGGCCGAGCTGCTCGACGGCCTGCACCTGCCGGTCGGCACGTCGGGCCTGATGCTCGGGCGTAACCGCCACGGCAGCCCGGTCGTGATCCGGCTGTTCCGCCCCGAGCAGACCAGGGCGCTGCTGGTCGGCGGCGTTCGGGCGGCCCAGCTGGTGGCCCTGCGGGCGATGGCCGTGGGCGCCCGCGTGGTCGTGCAGACGGCCCGGCCGAGGGCGTGGGAACCGTTCGTCCGCGGGGCGGCCGTTCCCGGCGAGTCGATCGCCGTGGTGCCGCCGGGCCGCCCGATCGAGATCGCGCCCGGCTCGGCCCTGCACCCGCTGCTGATCGTGGTCGACATCGGCCCGGTCGGCGCCGACAACCGTCCGGGCGAGGGCTGGCAGGCCACGCTCGTGGTGCGCGACGAGTTCTCGGCCGCCGACGTCGACGTGGCTTCCCGGGCGGACCTGCTGATCCTCCAGCCGTTGCGTCCCGAGGAGGCCACGCTCATCGGTGGGGCCCTGGGCCTGGGCGAAGTGGCTCAGTGGATGACGCGAATCCGGCCCGACATGGTGGGCGTGGTCAACCGGCGGGCGGTTCGCTGGGCGGCCCTGGCCCACACCCCCATCGAGACCCAGCTGGTGGGTCCGCCGGGCCGCTGACCGGCCAGCGGCCGTAGTCGA from the Paractinoplanes abujensis genome contains:
- a CDS encoding WXG100 family type VII secretion target; translation: MANDGVLLVNFEALRGAGGHIAKAVSALQQQLGDLERDSKRLVDSWDGEAQQAYYARQEAWRTAANDLTSILQNIKGAVDQSADDYVNTEKQATSRFQ
- a CDS encoding WXG100 family type VII secretion target codes for the protein MITVRSRRIATRSANRTRKRGDFRVAGSTQVTPEEMAAAATNFDNVNQGLQQMLSRLMTELSQLNGAWKGMGAAAFEQVKVQYEADLKKLNAALADTAESIRVSGTGYSSTDTDAASRVSGSGGNFSLPL
- a CDS encoding SseB family protein; amino-acid sequence: MSEWEPATDAEVAMRDALRTDDQESYFRILAGVDLLLPVSADALAGLAPLGWGTWSTGGRTHVLAFTSTAALQSCLADYTGSARRVPYAELANTWPNLEWWLAVNPGLPIEGYLPAWFVAQLSRGDLRLPTRGPGRADSTPPSGKMQDLQAAAMAANAAAAQKDQEAARPGGPTHEGAPMTAATGAYPQYPGAAAASSYGQAPAAYGQAAAASYGGAYAHTPGEPPASELPSRTPAGQPAGLPTRTPAPEQAPAGGLPARTPAYGPGGDQSPGLPARTPAAYGQGSGDDSPARYGQAAEQAPGLPARTPAYGQAADQTPGLPTRTPAYGQAPGLPTRTPTDGQSGGPAAEPSGGLPTRSPSAPFGQAAGQAPAGGLPTRGPAAAYGQPAATAPASAPPASGQPTYGRPVSAPPAYGRPTSPAASGHSSVRPGQPSSAADAFNRPAPSPGGFGQPVGAPDSPGQPGGFSQPGGPGQPGGPGQPGAYGQPGGAGQTSAAPASPAAPASPGEQVGPGGLPVRTPSTVLPSGLPARTPSAAPTSGLPASAPPAYGQPSTAFNQPASAQPPAAFGQPASAQPPAAFGQPASAQPPVVPSAYQTPSVPPAGGRPAVGEDPRGPLQDPDGALPVRTPMAQTPPAPDNFSPHDPEETPFNPNWSASAAPSRQGSSALADLPRRQPSGGGATGFPQGPASPQAGGALPPISAPPAPASPTAYSAPASPTAYSAPANPAASSAPANPAASSAPANPAAYSAPASPAAYSAPANLTGRPAMAPGLPSEPSPGFGTPLPRRQATSPSDSPVGLTSFPAFQTKSDAPAATPPPVIPGSPGSDRPARLGAQPPLETRPASPVPQGPPREAFVPANDVEQDLFDAASAHNTDSFLSTLLLATVLVPVADHSRPGSSPGESGFAFRTEQIAGETFLVVFTSRDRLAEHFSEPTRTVGVRFFELIRNWPDPAWSFAVNPDGPIGAKYPGPQVIALASWAAESGLGHDPDGPVEDVAPVPAPEPASDDKQHATVMQKTLPPDQVDYYLERGYDRVAGFVHRATEVEHLRTPAELLGALGLSYDTSTHQPDAKEAHVLRWPAYRPSLYRIPYGGQNEQALRAMDGWVIERAPFRGNGFAPGEGRDVIAEFKVDSVRLPHGAQLWRIDADGNERMIAIFDNDGPVWRRVGEQ
- a CDS encoding alpha/beta fold hydrolase, which encodes MGGRVDESCVLDDGPWTHRFVGANGSRFHVVEAGTGPLVLFLHGFPEFWWAWHDVLPRIADSGFRAVAIDLRGYGASDKPPRGYDGYTMAADVTGLIRALGERNATIVGAGAGGMIGWAAAAFHPKLVNRLVVLGAAHPLRLRAALFADPRGQFAASSSALRFQVPRYEHVLTRDDAALVGELMTGWTGPQWRETPEFADYVARCREAMQIPQAAFCALEAYRWVFRSALRLQGYRFVKLMQKPLITPTLQLHGGLDTATLPRTAQGSGRYVLAPYEWRLIGEAGHFLHQEATDVVTGEVLRWLKSN
- the eccE gene encoding type VII secretion protein EccE — translated: MTGDRDYRELSGPAKPLPRVNRQPLRRGRFFGIRTGQLVATQVAAVAVALGAVNGPIGLVAGSVLALVVLALTWLRLNRRWAFEWLGIALRFGGRRHSAPVDTDPAALLRFLAPGARVEQTELAGDPAAVVVDGHGLTAVLELGDPAGLLTEESPDLPSPATLLPSAEAELPPVLIQLLLTGAPAPSLRAGAGTPANSYRQLTEGRLLGHSRALLAVRVLRAEGWSEDELRRSLSGLVRKLVRRLSAVPARPLGEAAALRVIAELAHDDGAGSAQETWPALRVGGLAQTTFRLRRWPDPSVETSRRLVSRLLTLPAAATTVSLTAGPQAAHGPTPLDMTIRLAAPEPAALGVATQALRKLLSGEQAGAQRLDGEHLQGLFATLPLGGRPSAVPGLPADGVQPAELLDGLHLPVGTSGLMLGRNRHGSPVVIRLFRPEQTRALLVGGVRAAQLVALRAMAVGARVVVQTARPRAWEPFVRGAAVPGESIAVVPPGRPIEIAPGSALHPLLIVVDIGPVGADNRPGEGWQATLVVRDEFSAADVDVASRADLLILQPLRPEEATLIGGALGLGEVAQWMTRIRPDMVGVVNRRAVRWAALAHTPIETQLVGPPGR